A genomic segment from Flavobacterium litorale encodes:
- a CDS encoding mannose-1-phosphate guanylyltransferase, with the protein MNSNYYAVIMAGGVGSRFWPVSTEQFPKQFHDMLGTGETLIQKTFSRLTKLIPSENIFILTNEKYNNQVLKQLPAVKQEQVVLEPAMRNTAPCILYASLKIKKKNPNAVMVVAPSDHWIENEDAFIANLSQSFAYAEQENVLMTLGIQPTFPNTGYGYIEYNKEDTSAIKKVSHFREKPDYETAKSFLDSGNFLWNAGIFIWSIAAITAAFEKFQPAMYQLFCNGYETYNSEAEKAFIEENYVKSDNISIDYAVMENASNVYVVPATFTWNDLGTWGSLYEKLDKDSNNNAIVNAEVFVEDTNNTIIHTDGGKTVVVNGLDNFIVVDRGDVLLIYPKDKEQEIKKFINIVPQK; encoded by the coding sequence ATGAATAGTAATTACTATGCAGTGATAATGGCAGGTGGTGTAGGGTCTAGGTTTTGGCCTGTTAGTACCGAGCAATTCCCAAAGCAGTTTCATGATATGTTAGGAACGGGCGAAACACTCATCCAAAAAACCTTTAGCAGGCTAACCAAGCTTATTCCATCCGAAAATATATTTATCCTTACTAACGAAAAGTACAACAATCAAGTACTAAAACAACTACCAGCAGTAAAGCAAGAGCAGGTAGTGTTGGAGCCTGCTATGCGCAATACGGCACCGTGTATACTATACGCATCATTAAAAATAAAAAAGAAGAACCCCAATGCTGTTATGGTGGTAGCACCAAGTGACCATTGGATAGAAAACGAGGATGCTTTTATAGCCAACTTAAGCCAATCGTTTGCGTATGCTGAGCAAGAAAATGTACTCATGACGTTGGGCATACAACCAACGTTCCCCAACACAGGTTATGGTTATATAGAGTATAATAAAGAAGATACAAGTGCCATAAAAAAAGTTTCGCATTTTAGAGAAAAGCCTGATTACGAAACGGCTAAATCGTTTTTAGATAGCGGTAACTTTTTATGGAATGCGGGTATTTTTATTTGGAGTATAGCTGCTATAACAGCAGCTTTTGAGAAATTCCAGCCTGCAATGTATCAGCTTTTTTGTAATGGGTACGAAACCTATAATTCTGAAGCAGAAAAAGCATTTATTGAGGAGAACTATGTAAAGTCCGATAACATATCCATAGATTATGCAGTAATGGAAAATGCAAGCAATGTATATGTAGTACCCGCTACCTTTACTTGGAACGATTTGGGTACATGGGGCTCTTTGTACGAAAAACTGGATAAAGATAGCAACAACAACGCTATAGTTAATGCTGAGGTTTTTGTAGAAGATACCAACAATACTATTATCCATACCGATGGTGGTAAAACAGTAGTGGTAAATGGGCTTGATAACTTTATAGTAGTAGATAGAGGCGATGTACTTTTAATTTATCCTAAAGATAAAGAGCAGGAAATTAAAAAATTCATCAATATAGTCCCTCAAAAATAA
- a CDS encoding SprT-like domain-containing protein produces the protein MKHIIAPYIPEHAVDAVFELIKTYGVNLKIVNERVTRHGDYRRDGNGMHQITVNANLNKYRFLITLVHEIAHLVAFQKYGRAIKPHGQEWKHTFQHLMVPFIRPEIFPNQLLPLLARHFKNPRASSDTDATLSIALKQFDEKSEKNYIFEIPYGSNFRIHNGKIFKKGAQRVKRFECLEISTGKIYLFNPNAEVELLP, from the coding sequence GTGAAGCATATAATTGCACCCTACATACCCGAACATGCTGTTGATGCCGTTTTTGAACTTATAAAAACCTATGGCGTAAACCTAAAAATAGTAAACGAGCGTGTTACTAGGCATGGCGATTATAGGCGAGATGGTAATGGTATGCACCAAATAACGGTAAACGCTAACCTAAATAAATATCGTTTTTTAATTACACTGGTACACGAAATTGCACATTTGGTGGCGTTCCAAAAATACGGACGTGCTATAAAACCACACGGGCAAGAATGGAAGCACACATTTCAGCATCTAATGGTTCCGTTTATCCGTCCCGAAATCTTTCCAAACCAATTATTACCACTATTAGCACGGCATTTTAAAAACCCGAGAGCAAGTAGTGATACCGATGCAACATTGTCTATTGCGTTAAAGCAATTCGATGAAAAGTCGGAAAAGAATTATATCTTTGAGATTCCCTATGGTAGTAATTTCCGTATTCACAACGGTAAAATTTTTAAAAAGGGTGCGCAGCGTGTAAAACGCTTTGAGTGTTTGGAAATAAGTACAGGAAAAATATATTTGTTTAACCCCAATGCAGAGGTAGAGTTACTGCCTTAA
- a CDS encoding SDR family NAD(P)-dependent oxidoreductase, whose amino-acid sequence MKNIIITGTSRGIGYQMALQFANAGYQVLALSRKVPETLKQHKNITCISADISVTDNLQQVTQFITTTWKQVDIIIHNAGALLLKPFAEITTSEFEYIYKVNVFGVAALNQAVLPYMLKGSHVVTISSMGGIQGSMKFAGLSAYSSSKGAVITLSELLAEEYKEQGIAFNVLALGAVNTEMLQEAFPGYEAPLSAKEMSDYICDFALTGNKFYNGKVLQVSSSTP is encoded by the coding sequence ATGAAAAACATCATAATAACAGGCACCAGTAGGGGTATAGGCTACCAAATGGCGTTGCAATTTGCCAATGCAGGGTATCAGGTGCTAGCGCTATCGCGTAAAGTGCCCGAAACCCTAAAGCAGCATAAAAACATTACTTGTATTAGTGCCGATATTTCGGTAACTGATAATTTACAACAAGTAACACAGTTTATAACCACCACTTGGAAACAGGTAGATATAATAATCCATAATGCGGGGGCATTACTGTTAAAACCCTTTGCCGAAATTACCACTAGTGAGTTTGAATATATTTATAAAGTAAATGTATTTGGTGTGGCAGCCCTAAACCAAGCTGTATTGCCTTATATGCTTAAGGGTAGCCATGTAGTAACTATAAGCAGTATGGGCGGAATACAAGGCTCCATGAAGTTTGCAGGGCTATCGGCATACAGTTCTAGTAAAGGTGCTGTAATAACATTATCTGAGCTTTTAGCAGAAGAGTATAAGGAGCAGGGTATTGCTTTTAATGTACTGGCTTTGGGTGCTGTAAATACCGAGATGTTGCAGGAAGCCTTTCCAGGTTACGAAGCGCCCTTATCGGCAAAAGAAATGAGTGATTATATTTGTGATTTTGCCCTTACAGGAAATAAATTTTACAACGGAAAAGTATTGCAAGTGTCATCTAGCACACCGTAG
- a CDS encoding M28 family peptidase: MKIKLFLLCIALSFVSISHAQSQEQKGYVVNEEQVAATLRFLSSDALEGRDSGTEGIAKAATFLEQLFKENGVQPYFATYRDTLSNYNKPAYNIVGYLEGNDPELKEEYVIIGAHYDHIGMATNMTNGDKVYNGADDNASGTTAVTELVRYFATTKTNKRSILFCFFSAEEKGLLGSYHLAAKLKKQSFSPYVMLNFEMVGVPLGMDITAYVTGYSRSNVTEKMNEYAGEKLFSYTDFAVRYQLFKASDNYPFYLEMNIPAHTVSTTNMNTFKYYHHLDDEFENMDTKHMASFMQTMLPVITQMVNASTREIVLKK, translated from the coding sequence ATGAAAATAAAACTCTTTTTATTGTGTATTGCGCTAAGCTTCGTGAGCATATCGCATGCTCAATCACAGGAGCAGAAAGGCTATGTTGTAAACGAAGAACAAGTTGCTGCAACGTTACGATTTCTATCGTCAGATGCGCTAGAAGGGCGTGATAGTGGTACCGAAGGCATAGCAAAAGCAGCTACATTTTTAGAACAACTCTTTAAAGAAAACGGTGTACAACCCTATTTTGCCACTTACAGAGATACACTATCCAATTATAATAAGCCTGCTTACAATATTGTAGGCTATCTTGAGGGCAACGACCCTGAACTAAAAGAGGAATATGTAATTATAGGCGCACATTACGACCATATTGGTATGGCTACCAATATGACTAATGGTGATAAGGTATATAACGGCGCCGACGATAATGCATCGGGTACTACAGCCGTTACCGAGTTAGTCCGTTATTTTGCTACAACAAAAACCAACAAGCGCAGTATACTATTTTGTTTTTTCTCGGCGGAGGAAAAAGGATTGCTTGGGAGCTATCATTTGGCTGCAAAGCTCAAAAAACAAAGCTTTAGCCCGTATGTAATGCTAAATTTCGAGATGGTAGGTGTACCTTTAGGAATGGACATTACGGCATATGTAACAGGCTATAGTCGATCGAACGTTACAGAGAAGATGAATGAATACGCTGGTGAAAAGTTATTTAGTTATACCGATTTTGCAGTACGTTACCAGTTATTTAAGGCATCGGATAATTATCCTTTTTATTTGGAGATGAATATCCCTGCGCATACCGTATCTACCACGAATATGAATACGTTTAAATACTACCATCATTTGGATGATGAGTTTGAAAATATGGATACCAAGCACATGGCATCGTTTATGCAAACCATGCTGCCTGTAATTACACAAATGGTAAATGCATCAACACGCGAAATAGTTTTAAAAAAATAA
- a CDS encoding pyruvate dehydrogenase complex dihydrolipoamide acetyltransferase, with amino-acid sequence MAKIINMPRLSDTMEEGTVATWLKNVGDKIEEGDILAEIETDKATMEFEAFDAGTLLYVGVKEGDTAPVDSVLAIIGEEGEDYQALLDGKATSSDDEEEKKDENTETEDKKETKEEEQEKEEKTTEAKKEAPAKLPEGVKVITMPRLSDTMEEGTVATWLKSVGDKIEEGDILAEIETDKATMEFEAFDAGTLLKIGIQEGESAPVDSVLAIIGPEGTDVSGVAENYGKDGGDAPSSDTSESKEEKKSDDTSEVKETTDKEVATTNDGDRIFASPLARKIAEEKGINLNDVKGTGENGRIVKKDIENYTPKAAQSAEKAQQPAAQQATAPAYVPTGEESTEEVKNSQMRKAIARSLGNSKFTAPEYSLTVELDMDAAIASRGVINALPETKVSFNDMVIKASAMALRKHPQINTQWKDDVTLYHHHISIGVAVAVDEGLVVPVLKFADNMSLSQIGAGVKELAGKARNKKLQPKEMEGSTFTVSNLGMFGITEFTSIINQPNSAILSVGTIVQKPVVKDGQIVVGNTMTVTLTCDHRTIDGATGAQFLQTLKQYIENPVTMLA; translated from the coding sequence ATGGCAAAAATTATAAACATGCCCCGTCTTAGTGACACGATGGAGGAAGGTACTGTAGCTACGTGGCTTAAAAATGTTGGCGATAAAATTGAAGAAGGCGATATACTTGCCGAAATAGAAACGGATAAAGCCACGATGGAGTTTGAAGCCTTTGATGCAGGAACACTATTGTACGTTGGTGTAAAGGAAGGCGATACTGCCCCTGTAGATTCGGTACTTGCCATTATAGGAGAAGAAGGAGAAGACTACCAAGCATTGCTTGATGGTAAAGCAACTTCTTCTGATGATGAAGAGGAAAAGAAAGACGAGAATACCGAAACCGAAGATAAAAAAGAAACGAAAGAAGAGGAACAAGAGAAAGAAGAGAAAACTACTGAAGCTAAAAAAGAAGCTCCTGCAAAATTACCTGAGGGTGTTAAGGTAATAACAATGCCCCGCCTTAGCGATACAATGGAAGAAGGTACAGTAGCAACATGGTTAAAAAGCGTAGGCGATAAAATTGAAGAAGGCGATATACTTGCTGAGATTGAAACGGACAAAGCTACTATGGAGTTTGAAGCCTTTGATGCAGGTACACTTTTAAAAATTGGTATTCAGGAAGGCGAATCGGCTCCTGTAGATAGCGTTTTAGCCATTATTGGTCCAGAAGGAACAGACGTTTCTGGTGTAGCCGAAAATTATGGTAAAGATGGCGGTGATGCTCCCAGTAGTGACACATCGGAATCAAAAGAAGAAAAAAAATCAGACGATACTTCAGAAGTTAAAGAAACTACTGATAAAGAAGTAGCTACAACTAATGATGGCGATAGAATATTTGCTTCGCCATTAGCACGCAAAATAGCTGAAGAAAAAGGAATTAACCTTAACGATGTAAAAGGTACGGGCGAAAACGGTCGTATCGTTAAAAAAGACATCGAAAACTATACACCAAAAGCAGCGCAATCTGCTGAAAAAGCACAGCAGCCTGCGGCACAGCAAGCTACAGCTCCTGCTTATGTTCCTACGGGAGAAGAAAGTACTGAGGAGGTTAAAAACTCGCAAATGCGTAAAGCAATAGCGCGTAGTTTAGGGAATTCTAAATTTACCGCTCCAGAATATAGCTTAACTGTAGAGCTCGATATGGATGCAGCTATCGCATCAAGAGGTGTAATAAATGCATTGCCAGAAACCAAAGTATCGTTTAACGATATGGTTATAAAGGCAAGTGCCATGGCATTGCGCAAGCACCCACAAATAAATACCCAGTGGAAAGATGATGTAACCCTATACCACCACCATATTAGTATTGGTGTTGCTGTAGCTGTGGATGAAGGATTGGTAGTACCCGTACTTAAGTTTGCCGATAACATGAGCCTTTCGCAAATAGGGGCAGGCGTTAAAGAGTTGGCAGGTAAAGCAAGAAACAAAAAGCTACAACCTAAAGAGATGGAAGGGAGTACCTTTACGGTATCTAACCTTGGTATGTTTGGTATTACAGAGTTTACCTCTATTATCAATCAGCCTAACTCAGCCATACTATCAGTAGGTACAATCGTACAAAAACCAGTAGTTAAAGATGGACAAATTGTAGTAGGTAACACCATGACGGTTACTTTAACGTGCGACCACCGTACTATAGATGGTGCTACTGGAGCGCAGTTTTTACAAACATTAAAACAATACATAGAGAATCCTGTAACAATGTTAGCATAA
- the pdhA gene encoding pyruvate dehydrogenase (acetyl-transferring) E1 component subunit alpha produces the protein MKEITKEVYLKWYEDMQFWRKFEDKLAALYIQQKVRGFLHLYNGQEAVLAGALHAMDLSKDKIITAYRNHVQPIGMGVDPRKVMAELLGKATGTSQGLGGSMHIFSKEHGFYGGHGIVGAQIPVGAGIAFADKYFETGGVTLTYFGDGAARQGSLHEAFNMAMLWKLPVVFIVENNGYAMGTSVERTANHTDIWKLGLGYEMPCGPVDGMNPVKVAEAMHEAIERARKGEGPTFLEMKTYRYRGHSMSDAQHYRTKEEVKEYQKIDPITQVLDIIKENDYATEEEIEAIDKRVKDKVSECEQFAEESPYPDANVMYDVVYEQEDYPFLPHKL, from the coding sequence ATGAAAGAAATTACAAAAGAAGTTTATCTGAAGTGGTACGAAGATATGCAGTTTTGGAGGAAGTTTGAAGACAAGCTTGCTGCTTTGTATATTCAGCAGAAAGTTAGAGGTTTCCTTCACTTATATAACGGTCAGGAAGCAGTACTTGCAGGTGCATTACATGCCATGGACTTATCAAAAGATAAAATAATAACAGCTTACCGTAACCACGTACAGCCTATAGGTATGGGTGTAGATCCGCGTAAGGTTATGGCAGAGCTTTTAGGTAAAGCAACAGGAACATCACAAGGTTTAGGAGGCTCCATGCACATATTCTCTAAAGAACACGGTTTTTATGGAGGTCACGGTATTGTAGGAGCACAAATACCCGTAGGTGCTGGTATTGCATTTGCCGATAAGTATTTTGAAACAGGCGGTGTTACCCTAACCTATTTTGGAGATGGTGCTGCAAGGCAAGGTTCGTTACACGAAGCCTTTAACATGGCAATGCTATGGAAATTACCTGTAGTATTTATTGTAGAGAATAACGGTTATGCCATGGGTACATCAGTAGAGCGTACAGCTAACCATACCGATATATGGAAATTAGGGCTGGGCTACGAAATGCCATGTGGTCCTGTTGATGGAATGAACCCTGTAAAAGTAGCTGAGGCAATGCACGAAGCTATTGAAAGAGCCCGAAAAGGCGAAGGTCCTACATTCCTTGAAATGAAAACGTACCGTTATAGAGGGCACTCTATGAGTGATGCACAACATTACCGTACCAAAGAAGAGGTAAAAGAGTACCAGAAAATAGACCCCATTACCCAAGTGTTAGATATAATTAAAGAAAACGATTATGCTACCGAGGAAGAAATTGAGGCAATAGATAAAAGAGTTAAGGATAAGGTAAGCGAATGTGAACAGTTTGCCGAAGAATCTCCCTACCCAGATGCCAACGTAATGTACGATGTTGTTTACGAGCAAGAAGATTATCCATTTTTACCCCATAAACTATAA
- the cdd gene encoding cytidine deaminase codes for MDSIKIASTFTVYNSENELPNDVKALMQQAVAVRQKSYAPYSKFHVGAALLLDNKEVVLGSNQENAAYPSGLCAERVAVFYAGAKYPDAKILKIAISAASEETVVKEPIPPCGACRQSVAEYEMKQNSPIEIYFMGETGKIYKSDSLKNLLPMVFESKYL; via the coding sequence ATGGATAGCATAAAAATAGCCTCAACCTTTACCGTTTACAATTCGGAAAACGAACTTCCTAACGATGTAAAGGCACTAATGCAACAGGCAGTTGCGGTAAGGCAAAAATCATATGCGCCTTACTCAAAATTTCACGTAGGTGCCGCGTTATTGCTAGATAATAAAGAGGTTGTATTAGGCTCCAATCAAGAAAATGCAGCATACCCCTCTGGGCTTTGTGCCGAGCGTGTAGCCGTTTTTTATGCAGGAGCTAAATATCCTGATGCAAAAATTTTAAAAATAGCCATCTCGGCAGCATCAGAAGAAACAGTAGTAAAAGAACCCATCCCGCCCTGTGGTGCATGCAGGCAATCTGTAGCCGAGTACGAGATGAAGCAAAACAGTCCCATAGAAATTTACTTTATGGGCGAAACAGGAAAAATATACAAATCAGATTCGCTCAAAAACCTACTTCCTATGGTTTTTGAAAGCAAATATTTATAA
- the porV gene encoding type IX secretion system outer membrane channel protein PorV — MKKIILFAVCLLGVQMAKAQNERAITTGVPFLLIAADARAAGMGDQGVATSTDAYSQQWNPAKYAFALDGQGVGFNYTPYLTEIAGDISLAQLNYYNRYSERSAFGGSFRYFGLGDIELRQSPDDPGVIRSPNELAVDLSYSLKLSERFSMAVAGRFISSNLRIPEASGGGDATAANTFAFDVAGFYQSEEVAYNDFNGRWRAGFNFQNMGPKINYDNDEDPNSANSNFLPANMRLGGGFDFIFDEFNKVAVNVEITKLLVPTPPALVAAVDADGDGEISDDEQDSADAQYDRDLLDYNKTSWVSGIFESFGDAPDGIREELKEVTYSLGAEYTYQDSFAFRLGYFNEDDSKGARKFFSLGAGFKYTIVKVDVSYLFSASRVRNPLENTLRFSLTFNFGDKTYDEY, encoded by the coding sequence ATGAAAAAGATTATTTTATTTGCTGTGTGCCTATTAGGAGTACAAATGGCAAAAGCACAAAATGAAAGGGCTATTACTACAGGAGTACCTTTTTTATTAATAGCTGCCGACGCAAGAGCTGCAGGTATGGGCGACCAGGGTGTAGCAACCTCTACAGATGCGTATTCTCAGCAATGGAATCCTGCAAAATATGCTTTTGCGCTTGATGGGCAGGGAGTAGGATTTAACTATACGCCTTACCTTACCGAGATAGCAGGCGATATATCGTTGGCACAGCTAAATTATTACAACAGATACAGCGAAAGAAGTGCCTTTGGAGGTAGTTTTCGTTATTTTGGACTAGGAGATATTGAGTTAAGACAAAGCCCCGACGATCCTGGTGTGATACGTTCTCCCAACGAGTTAGCGGTAGACCTTTCGTATTCACTTAAATTAAGCGAGCGTTTCTCTATGGCAGTTGCAGGGCGCTTTATAAGCTCTAACCTACGAATTCCAGAAGCCTCTGGAGGAGGCGATGCTACCGCAGCAAATACATTTGCATTTGATGTGGCAGGTTTCTACCAGTCCGAAGAAGTAGCGTACAACGATTTTAACGGGCGTTGGAGAGCAGGTTTCAATTTCCAAAATATGGGACCAAAAATTAACTACGATAACGACGAAGACCCAAATAGTGCCAACTCTAACTTTTTACCAGCCAACATGCGATTAGGTGGAGGTTTCGATTTTATTTTCGATGAGTTTAACAAAGTTGCAGTAAACGTTGAAATTACTAAACTATTAGTACCAACACCTCCTGCACTAGTAGCAGCAGTTGATGCTGATGGCGATGGCGAAATTAGCGATGACGAGCAAGATAGTGCTGATGCACAGTACGACCGAGATTTATTGGATTATAATAAAACAAGTTGGGTATCGGGTATTTTCGAGTCGTTTGGCGATGCGCCTGATGGTATTAGAGAAGAACTAAAAGAAGTTACCTACTCGTTAGGTGCAGAGTATACCTACCAAGATTCATTTGCTTTCCGTTTGGGTTACTTTAATGAGGACGACTCAAAAGGAGCACGTAAATTCTTTTCACTTGGGGCAGGATTTAAGTACACCATTGTAAAAGTAGATGTATCATACCTGTTCTCGGCATCACGTGTGCGTAACCCACTAGAAAACACACTCCGTTTTTCGCTTACCTTTAACTTTGGCGATAAAACGTACGACGAATATTAA